In Microvenator marinus, one genomic interval encodes:
- a CDS encoding serine/threonine protein kinase, with product MFINQAEPLINTTVRLAGTDKDYVTNDEGKVEIDLAPGSYTFEIWLGHEKVTRTIQRKGESTLFIVDATRASDAGITTMNTLQMDIAHLVGDRYVFETVLGRGGMGVVVKAIDRLLNRPVAIKMLSDELRENEEAQQIFLVEARNLATLSHPNLVAIHDILNVDGRVLMVFEYVLGQNLEKLVEMKGPMKQMDALRMAIQLTRVVAYLHDHELIHRDLKPSNVLMQADGTLKLVDFGLARSLNDLYVRGTRVRGTPAYMAPEQIMGIHLTVATDVYQIGITLFEALVGELPFPKGDMAYAHVHVDPPKLAERRPDLDPELQALVDQCLEKQPKDRPQTARTLLEKLSGIYSRLANEYEPAGLAENSVSVPGFDELHSSSSSRDFRAVSRTSDMEVEAHFSDMESGEIDILVTEPSEASEDTKKAPVVLISAIAAGLLIFGIGFIWLQSQSPDANAEQRTEVQVATEAKQKPEETEPKEEPVEAPTQAAIAPAEPAVPSEAIAEPEIEAKAEPVAAPAARPVVNTRPAPAPKVRPPNPEPKQVVEPEPEPEPAPKVVAQPKPAEKKSDDLSVDTFKIDDKKKSKGLLKVEPSSKGGLLPVAE from the coding sequence ATGTTCATTAACCAAGCTGAGCCGCTGATTAATACCACGGTTCGCCTGGCGGGGACTGATAAAGACTACGTGACCAACGATGAGGGTAAGGTTGAGATCGACCTGGCCCCGGGCTCCTACACCTTCGAGATTTGGCTCGGCCATGAGAAGGTTACTCGGACCATCCAACGAAAGGGCGAGTCGACTTTGTTCATTGTGGATGCCACTCGGGCCTCTGATGCCGGCATCACCACGATGAACACCTTGCAGATGGACATCGCTCATCTCGTGGGAGACCGATACGTCTTTGAGACCGTGCTCGGGCGCGGCGGTATGGGTGTGGTGGTCAAAGCGATCGACCGTCTTTTGAACCGACCTGTAGCCATCAAGATGCTCAGCGATGAGCTCCGAGAGAATGAAGAAGCTCAACAGATTTTCCTCGTCGAAGCTCGAAACTTGGCCACGCTTAGCCACCCAAATCTGGTCGCGATTCACGATATTCTGAACGTGGATGGACGCGTGCTCATGGTCTTTGAGTACGTGCTCGGCCAGAATCTGGAAAAGCTTGTCGAGATGAAGGGCCCGATGAAGCAGATGGATGCCCTGAGAATGGCCATCCAACTCACGCGCGTCGTGGCATACCTGCACGACCATGAGCTTATTCACCGTGACCTCAAGCCATCAAACGTCTTGATGCAGGCGGACGGTACGCTCAAGCTTGTCGACTTCGGACTGGCGCGTTCTCTGAACGACCTCTACGTGCGTGGTACTCGCGTCCGAGGAACTCCAGCCTACATGGCGCCCGAACAGATCATGGGCATCCATTTGACCGTGGCCACTGACGTCTATCAGATCGGGATCACGCTCTTCGAGGCCCTCGTGGGCGAGTTGCCTTTCCCGAAGGGGGATATGGCTTATGCCCATGTGCACGTCGATCCACCCAAGTTGGCTGAGCGGCGCCCCGACCTCGACCCTGAGCTTCAAGCATTGGTGGACCAATGTCTGGAAAAGCAGCCCAAGGACAGACCCCAAACAGCGCGTACCCTGCTCGAGAAGCTTTCCGGGATCTACTCTCGACTCGCCAACGAGTACGAGCCCGCGGGGTTAGCCGAGAACTCGGTGTCTGTGCCAGGATTTGACGAGCTTCATTCGTCGTCGAGCTCCAGAGATTTCCGTGCGGTTTCTCGAACATCCGACATGGAAGTTGAGGCGCATTTCTCGGATATGGAGAGCGGCGAGATAGATATCCTCGTAACCGAACCTTCCGAGGCGTCTGAGGACACCAAGAAGGCACCGGTGGTGCTGATCTCGGCGATTGCTGCAGGCCTTCTCATCTTCGGTATTGGCTTTATTTGGCTCCAGAGTCAAAGTCCGGACGCGAATGCCGAGCAACGAACCGAGGTTCAAGTCGCAACCGAGGCGAAGCAAAAGCCCGAGGAAACCGAGCCGAAAGAAGAGCCTGTTGAGGCGCCTACGCAGGCAGCGATTGCTCCTGCTGAGCCAGCGGTGCCGAGCGAGGCAATTGCGGAGCCTGAGATTGAAGCCAAGGCAGAACCCGTAGCTGCGCCCGCCGCACGGCCTGTCGTGAACACCAGACCTGCACCAGCTCCCAAAGTTCGTCCCCCAAATCCTGAGCCGAAGCAGGTGGTAGAGCCTGAACCTGAACCAGAGCCAGCACCTAAGGTGGTGGCGCAGCCCAAACCGGCCGAGAAAAAGTCAGACGACTTGAGCGTTGATACGTTTAAGATCGACGACAAAAAGAAGTCGAAGGGACTACTTAAGGTTGAGCCGTCTTCGAAAGGTGGGCTTCTTCCAGTTGCTGAATAA
- a CDS encoding Rne/Rng family ribonuclease, whose protein sequence is MSNVLVVNSTSDETRVALIEHGIISEFHIERKRERGIVGNIYKGKSVRVLPGMQAAFVDISHERAGFLHASDVYNFEEDFAVYEDDSDRQLARGRGRQRTEIQDSLDSGQEILVQVAKEPMGTKGARLTSHISLPGRYVVFMPTVSHVGISKRIESDRDRRRLRKIVEAHRPEGTGFIVRTVSAGVSEEELVHDMKSLIALWGEVLEKHARVKAPYLLYEESDLIIRAVRDLVGVHLDAIVLDNVQDKERVEQFVEKYIPNFSGEIKLFTEPEPIFDAYGIESEIRSALHRRVDLKSGGSLVIDRAEALTAIDVNTGKFVGKTTSHEETILRTNLEAVDEVVYQLKLRNIGGIIIIDFIDMEEVKHRDRVYRALEEALKRDRATTNALAISEFGLVEMTRKRTRESIDQYLCESCPVCDGAGVVKSRESAAYDVIRQIQRVGRRYTEPNLQVEANPAVIEYLRGPEKKAVKELEDTFGKSIKFKSLQNWGMDQFKVSGIK, encoded by the coding sequence ATGTCCAACGTGCTTGTTGTCAACTCGACGAGTGATGAGACGAGAGTCGCACTCATTGAGCATGGCATTATTAGTGAATTTCATATCGAGCGTAAACGCGAGCGAGGCATTGTAGGCAATATCTACAAGGGCAAAAGCGTACGCGTTCTCCCAGGGATGCAGGCAGCGTTTGTGGATATTAGCCACGAACGTGCTGGCTTTCTTCACGCCTCGGATGTCTACAATTTTGAGGAAGATTTCGCCGTCTACGAGGACGACTCGGACCGGCAGCTGGCGCGCGGCAGAGGCCGTCAACGCACAGAAATCCAAGACTCCCTCGATTCTGGACAAGAGATCTTGGTCCAGGTCGCCAAGGAGCCCATGGGCACCAAAGGTGCTCGCCTCACAAGCCATATCTCCTTGCCGGGCCGATATGTGGTCTTCATGCCCACGGTCTCTCATGTAGGGATTTCAAAACGAATTGAATCCGACCGAGATCGTAGACGTCTTCGAAAGATCGTCGAGGCGCATCGTCCCGAAGGCACCGGGTTCATTGTGAGAACCGTAAGTGCCGGTGTCTCAGAAGAAGAGCTCGTTCACGACATGAAGTCGTTGATCGCCTTATGGGGTGAGGTCCTCGAGAAGCATGCTCGGGTCAAGGCGCCCTATCTCCTCTACGAGGAGTCGGACCTTATCATTCGCGCTGTGCGTGACCTTGTGGGTGTGCACCTCGACGCGATCGTCTTGGACAATGTGCAGGACAAAGAGCGCGTGGAGCAATTCGTGGAGAAGTATATCCCGAATTTCTCAGGCGAGATTAAGCTCTTCACCGAGCCTGAGCCCATTTTTGATGCTTATGGCATTGAATCTGAGATCCGCAGTGCTCTGCATCGGCGTGTGGATCTCAAGTCGGGTGGCTCGTTGGTCATCGACCGGGCCGAGGCGCTCACGGCTATTGACGTCAACACCGGCAAATTCGTTGGAAAGACGACCTCCCACGAAGAGACGATTCTGAGAACGAATCTCGAAGCGGTCGATGAAGTTGTCTACCAGCTCAAGCTCAGAAATATCGGCGGGATCATCATCATCGACTTCATCGATATGGAAGAGGTCAAACATCGCGATCGCGTCTACCGCGCGCTTGAAGAAGCGCTGAAGCGCGACCGTGCAACGACGAATGCCCTGGCGATCTCTGAGTTCGGCCTCGTTGAGATGACGCGAAAGCGCACACGGGAGTCGATCGACCAGTATCTCTGCGAATCATGTCCGGTTTGCGACGGGGCAGGGGTCGTGAAGTCGCGCGAGTCCGCCGCCTACGACGTCATTCGGCAGATCCAACGCGTGGGGCGCCGCTACACCGAGCCGAATCTTCAAGTAGAAGCTAACCCTGCTGTTATCGAGTATTTGCGCGGTCCCGAGAAGAAAGCCGTCAAAGAGCTCGAAGACACATTCGGCAAATCGATAAAATTTAAGAGTCTTCAGAATTGGGGCATGGACCAGTTTAAGGTCTCCGGCATCAAATAG
- a CDS encoding 1-acyl-sn-glycerol-3-phosphate acyltransferase yields MASEPTQQDESPLDADALIPWETSELGSEESEVEAQDVKDRRTELARQLVDKPHRSAMLNEFGWVLRLLARFVFAHVLFEKRSIDTIRSITEPANGTQNGHIVYLIRTRSLLDYLYFNWAFSQHDLPLASYANGVSTHWLRGFFGWLGALFRREPPEKPEEQVQALVTNGHPVVLFLEEPKASVEKNLEFSQKFIYRLIRGQKTTSVPVMLVPMLLVWEKRPDSKHPTILDDIFGTAQSPGFFRKAVHWFQTIWQSFLKFGQPVVQLAPPVNLQHFIQEYPSADTADASEMLRQHLLETFEKEQRVILGPVGEPQDTIWKDILTRPALSHAIRDVAEQEAIPEGKIIERAREQFDEIASDHSLLMIKIFSSVLSFVWYRIYDGFEVDEEGLERVREAAKTSNIVLVPSHKSHIDYLVLSYIFYKYGMTAPLIAAGVNLSFWPMGYLFRKAGAFFLRRTFKGDPLYAVVFKEYVIRMLEEGYPIEFFIEGTRSRTGKLIKPRYGMLEMIIRAFTSGRLEAVKFIPISVGYEKIIEEASYKSEMLGGEKEKESLGGLLKAPKFLTSRYGRLYVEFNEPLDLGDYLAKYNLDPKNLDEEDLQVVTVRLAHRIIYDINEATAVTPSALAATVLLNNDARGIERERFLREIGFLVHFLSQPSRNVRVSRTVIQALDSQAARLEELEAVRAQATSDSSSNSLSTLSRVDHSMDVEALIGEIIAPLMDRSLDLFEVNDQIKSTKDNGLIVYSVPEDARLQLSFYRNNIVHHFVPEALLSAAISRFQSAEIELEPLMEETLFLSKLFKFEWIYEERAEFRNVFMRTLQYFEECAWVSIQDGEKQMVTIAQPHPVELEFFRRLVLTFLEAYAIVTGLLENMATKPMEKKEIVESALKSARADYLKGKILFQESLSKPTYENALRLLEDWKIVERIKDDSRKKEAYQLTKEWSENQKYAELHQHIVEFVYPGRKEA; encoded by the coding sequence ATGGCATCGGAGCCCACACAGCAGGACGAAAGTCCCCTTGATGCAGACGCCTTGATTCCATGGGAGACGAGCGAACTCGGCTCCGAAGAATCAGAGGTTGAAGCCCAAGACGTCAAAGACCGGCGCACAGAACTCGCCAGGCAACTCGTCGACAAGCCTCATCGCTCGGCCATGTTGAACGAATTCGGCTGGGTTCTGCGCTTGCTCGCCCGCTTCGTCTTCGCACATGTTCTCTTTGAAAAACGCTCTATTGACACCATTCGGAGTATCACAGAGCCGGCAAACGGAACTCAGAACGGTCATATCGTCTATCTGATTCGCACGCGAAGCCTTTTGGACTACCTCTATTTCAACTGGGCTTTTTCCCAACACGACTTGCCGCTCGCGAGCTACGCGAATGGCGTGTCTACTCACTGGTTGCGCGGATTTTTCGGTTGGCTCGGGGCGCTCTTTCGACGAGAGCCGCCAGAAAAGCCAGAGGAACAAGTCCAGGCCTTGGTCACAAACGGTCACCCCGTCGTGCTCTTCCTTGAAGAGCCCAAAGCCAGCGTCGAGAAAAATCTAGAGTTCTCTCAGAAGTTTATCTACCGGTTGATTCGAGGCCAAAAGACCACGTCGGTGCCAGTCATGCTGGTTCCTATGCTCCTTGTGTGGGAAAAGCGACCGGACTCAAAACACCCGACCATCCTCGACGATATCTTCGGAACCGCGCAATCACCGGGATTCTTCAGGAAGGCTGTACACTGGTTCCAGACCATTTGGCAGAGCTTCCTCAAATTTGGGCAACCTGTGGTGCAGCTCGCGCCGCCGGTGAATCTCCAACATTTCATCCAAGAGTATCCAAGCGCAGATACGGCCGATGCCTCAGAAATGCTTCGCCAGCACCTGCTGGAAACGTTCGAAAAGGAACAGCGCGTCATTCTCGGGCCGGTTGGAGAGCCGCAAGATACGATCTGGAAGGATATCCTGACTCGGCCTGCTCTATCCCATGCGATTCGGGACGTGGCTGAACAAGAGGCAATTCCGGAAGGCAAGATTATCGAGCGCGCTCGGGAGCAATTTGACGAAATCGCTTCAGACCACTCGCTCCTGATGATCAAGATTTTCTCATCGGTCTTGAGTTTCGTCTGGTATCGAATCTACGACGGATTTGAGGTGGATGAGGAAGGCCTTGAACGCGTGCGTGAGGCCGCCAAGACGAGCAATATCGTGCTCGTTCCGAGCCATAAATCCCATATCGACTACCTGGTCCTCTCCTATATTTTCTACAAGTACGGCATGACTGCACCTTTGATCGCCGCGGGTGTCAATCTTTCGTTCTGGCCGATGGGCTACCTATTCCGAAAGGCTGGCGCGTTCTTTCTTCGACGCACATTCAAGGGAGACCCACTCTATGCGGTCGTCTTCAAAGAATACGTGATCCGAATGCTCGAGGAGGGCTACCCCATCGAGTTCTTTATCGAGGGCACACGAAGCCGAACTGGAAAACTCATCAAACCCAGGTACGGCATGCTCGAGATGATTATCCGAGCGTTTACGTCCGGCCGCCTCGAAGCCGTTAAGTTCATCCCTATTTCGGTCGGATACGAAAAAATCATCGAAGAAGCGTCTTACAAGTCGGAGATGCTCGGCGGCGAGAAGGAAAAAGAGAGTTTGGGCGGCCTTTTGAAGGCTCCGAAGTTTCTTACGTCGCGCTACGGCCGACTCTACGTTGAATTCAATGAGCCACTCGACCTCGGAGACTATCTCGCGAAGTACAACCTCGACCCAAAGAATCTGGACGAGGAAGACCTGCAAGTGGTCACGGTGCGCCTGGCCCATCGCATCATCTATGACATTAACGAAGCTACCGCTGTAACGCCTTCGGCGCTCGCCGCGACGGTGCTTCTCAACAACGATGCACGCGGAATTGAGCGCGAGCGATTCTTAAGAGAGATCGGATTCCTGGTCCACTTCTTGAGTCAACCGTCTCGAAACGTCCGAGTTTCACGCACCGTGATTCAAGCCCTGGACTCCCAGGCCGCTCGACTCGAAGAGCTAGAAGCGGTGCGTGCACAAGCGACGTCGGACTCGTCTTCCAATTCCTTGAGCACCCTTTCGCGCGTGGACCATTCCATGGACGTGGAGGCGTTGATTGGGGAGATTATCGCTCCGCTGATGGACCGTTCACTAGACCTCTTTGAGGTCAACGATCAGATCAAGTCCACCAAGGACAACGGACTTATCGTCTATTCTGTGCCGGAGGATGCGCGGCTCCAACTCTCGTTCTACCGCAATAATATCGTCCATCATTTTGTGCCCGAAGCTCTTCTCTCGGCCGCGATCAGCCGGTTCCAGTCCGCTGAAATCGAGCTCGAGCCGTTGATGGAAGAAACGCTCTTCCTCTCAAAACTCTTCAAATTCGAGTGGATCTACGAGGAACGCGCGGAGTTCAGAAACGTATTCATGCGTACGCTCCAGTATTTTGAGGAGTGCGCGTGGGTCAGTATCCAGGACGGTGAGAAGCAAATGGTCACGATTGCCCAGCCGCATCCTGTGGAACTTGAGTTCTTCAGGCGCCTGGTTCTGACGTTCCTCGAAGCCTATGCCATCGTGACTGGCCTACTCGAAAATATGGCCACCAAGCCGATGGAGAAGAAAGAGATTGTGGAAAGTGCGCTCAAGAGCGCGCGCGCTGATTACCTCAAGGGGAAGATCCTCTTCCAGGAAAGCCTCTCCAAACCTACCTATGAGAATGCGCTTCGTCTTCTAGAAGACTGGAAGATCGTAGAGCGAATCAAAGACGATTCTCGCAAGAAAGAAGCCTACCAGCTGACCAAGGAATGGTCAGAAAACCAGAAATACGCGGAACTTCATCAGCATATCGTGGAGTTTGTGTATCCCGGCCGTAAAGAGGCATGA
- a CDS encoding pseudouridine synthase: protein MRQVPLSRAGIPAKTAGNVLEFLVAKFPHISTEDWKSRLDRGQILGPDKTPVKAEEAASRYTHLFYTREVAEEDPIPFEHQIIWENEELLAVDKPHFLPVLPSGRFVKETLLVRLRERLKNPELAPLHRLDKDTAGVILFSKRQATSAAYHQLFREGLVAKEYRAVAPTAEFSEREISSRIVRDPEFFFRSANEPGPENARTLVECLEPGPEWTLYRLTPYTGKKHQLRLHMATLGIPIKNDPLYPEINDPEPNDFSSPLQLLAKKISFRDPVGGEELEIESRLVLEEIALEHPE, encoded by the coding sequence ATGAGGCAGGTTCCCCTAAGCCGCGCCGGCATCCCTGCAAAGACGGCGGGGAACGTATTAGAGTTCTTGGTCGCGAAGTTTCCGCATATCAGCACAGAGGATTGGAAGAGTCGACTTGATCGCGGCCAAATCCTTGGCCCGGACAAGACTCCGGTCAAGGCTGAAGAAGCAGCTTCGCGGTACACCCATCTTTTCTACACAAGAGAGGTGGCCGAAGAGGATCCGATTCCCTTTGAGCATCAAATCATCTGGGAGAACGAAGAATTGCTCGCGGTGGATAAGCCCCATTTCTTGCCGGTCTTACCTTCGGGGCGATTCGTCAAAGAGACCCTGCTCGTGCGGCTTCGAGAGAGGCTGAAAAACCCCGAACTTGCCCCACTTCACAGATTGGATAAAGACACGGCTGGGGTCATTTTGTTCTCAAAGAGACAAGCCACAAGTGCGGCGTATCACCAGCTCTTTCGGGAAGGTCTTGTCGCCAAGGAGTATAGAGCCGTAGCGCCCACCGCTGAGTTTTCCGAACGCGAGATTTCCAGCAGGATCGTGCGTGACCCTGAGTTCTTCTTTCGCTCGGCAAACGAGCCAGGCCCTGAAAATGCGCGGACTTTGGTTGAATGCCTCGAGCCGGGACCAGAATGGACACTCTACCGACTCACGCCCTACACCGGCAAAAAGCACCAGCTTCGCCTTCATATGGCCACGCTCGGCATCCCAATCAAGAACGACCCGCTCTATCCGGAGATCAACGATCCCGAACCGAACGATTTCTCTTCACCCCTTCAGCTGCTCGCTAAGAAGATTTCGTTCCGAGACCCGGTGGGCGGGGAGGAACTCGAGATTGAGTCTCGTTTGGTGCTCGAGGAGATTGCCCTCGAGCACCCTGAGTGA
- the typA gene encoding translational GTPase TypA produces MKNVRNIAIIAHVDHGKTTLIDGLMSQSNTVASHRQLEERAMDSNDLERERGITIYAKCTGIDWNDHRINIIDTPGHADFGGEVERVLKMVDCVLLVVDAFEGPMPQTKFVLRKALGLGHFPVVVINKIDRPNARPDEVLNMVFDLFVDLEASDEQLDFAVVYASGIQGYAMKELGDEPVDLKPLFDTIIEHVDPPSGDPEAPLQMQIATLNYDAYLGRVAIGRIFNGRVTEGDRVAVCRNDGTKDSARVTKLWGFKGLERVLRTEASAGDIVALTGFDAILPGDTITDLENPVPMPAIEVDEPTLSMIFMINNSPFAGKEGKFVTSRQIKERLDKELEFNVSLRVNLTERAEAFEVSGRGELSLTILLETMRREGYEIQVSQPRVIFREDENGKKLEPIEEVVIETDSDYAGTVINKLQQRRGDLLGVHVNHDNTQRLTFRVPSRGMLGYRSEFLTDTRGTGVMYSNFDGYEPHRGDLPFKRNGALIVLENGDTTGYSLFSLQERGQLFVGPGEEVYGGQVVGLHARDNDLVVNPCKKKQLTNMRSSGADDALILTPPRKLNLEQAIEFIQHDEYVEITPKSIRIRKAELEHNRRKTK; encoded by the coding sequence ATGAAGAACGTAAGAAATATCGCAATCATCGCACACGTCGACCACGGGAAGACGACGCTAATCGACGGCCTAATGAGCCAGTCAAACACTGTAGCAAGTCACCGTCAGCTCGAAGAACGCGCCATGGACTCCAACGATTTGGAGCGTGAACGTGGCATCACCATCTATGCCAAGTGCACAGGTATCGACTGGAATGACCACCGCATCAATATCATCGATACGCCCGGCCACGCTGACTTCGGCGGCGAGGTTGAGCGTGTTCTAAAGATGGTCGACTGCGTGCTTTTGGTTGTGGACGCATTTGAAGGCCCAATGCCTCAGACCAAGTTCGTGCTTCGTAAGGCACTTGGTCTTGGGCACTTCCCTGTCGTGGTGATCAACAAAATCGACCGACCCAATGCCCGTCCGGACGAAGTCCTGAACATGGTCTTCGACCTTTTCGTGGACCTTGAAGCCAGTGACGAGCAGCTTGATTTCGCGGTGGTCTACGCCTCCGGTATTCAGGGCTACGCGATGAAGGAGCTCGGCGACGAGCCTGTCGACTTGAAACCGCTTTTCGACACCATCATTGAGCACGTTGACCCTCCAAGCGGTGACCCAGAAGCCCCGCTTCAGATGCAGATCGCAACCTTGAACTACGACGCCTACCTCGGACGCGTGGCTATCGGCCGCATTTTCAACGGTCGTGTAACTGAAGGCGACCGCGTTGCCGTTTGCCGAAACGACGGCACCAAAGACAGTGCTCGTGTGACCAAGCTCTGGGGCTTCAAGGGCCTTGAGCGCGTGCTTCGCACTGAGGCCTCAGCCGGCGATATCGTGGCTTTGACGGGGTTCGACGCGATTCTGCCGGGCGATACCATCACCGACCTGGAAAATCCTGTTCCGATGCCTGCGATCGAGGTCGACGAGCCCACACTTTCCATGATCTTCATGATCAACAACTCGCCGTTTGCCGGCAAAGAAGGAAAGTTTGTCACCAGCCGTCAGATCAAAGAGCGCCTGGACAAAGAGCTCGAGTTCAACGTGTCTTTGCGAGTCAATTTGACCGAGCGCGCGGAAGCATTCGAAGTGTCAGGCCGCGGTGAGCTCTCCTTGACCATCCTTCTGGAAACCATGCGTCGCGAAGGCTATGAGATTCAGGTTTCTCAGCCACGCGTGATTTTCCGCGAAGACGAGAACGGCAAGAAGCTTGAGCCTATCGAAGAAGTCGTGATCGAGACCGATTCCGACTACGCCGGCACCGTGATCAACAAGTTGCAGCAGCGCCGAGGCGACCTCCTCGGTGTGCACGTCAACCACGACAACACCCAGCGCCTGACCTTCCGTGTGCCCTCGCGCGGCATGCTCGGCTACCGCTCCGAGTTCCTTACGGACACCCGTGGAACGGGTGTGATGTACAGCAACTTTGATGGCTATGAGCCGCACCGTGGTGACCTTCCGTTCAAGCGAAACGGTGCCCTGATCGTGCTCGAGAATGGCGACACCACGGGCTATTCACTCTTCAGTTTGCAGGAGCGTGGACAGCTCTTCGTGGGACCTGGAGAGGAAGTCTACGGCGGCCAGGTCGTGGGTCTTCACGCTCGCGACAACGACCTCGTGGTCAATCCTTGCAAGAAGAAGCAGCTCACCAATATGCGCTCCTCGGGTGCTGATGATGCGTTGATTCTCACACCACCCAGGAAGCTGAACCTGGAGCAAGCCATCGAGTTCATCCAGCACGACGAATATGTCGAGATTACGCCGAAATCGATTCGTATTCGAAAGGCGGAGCTTGAGCACAATCGTCGCAAGACAAAGTGA
- a CDS encoding serine/threonine protein kinase, with protein MGDPIPPVPGDLFEGRYRIDATIGEGGFSRVYRATDTQTNQIVALKVLTSRADDSLADRFQREAQVLSALNENHIIRLYGHGRDPDGLLYMAFEYVEGRSLFEHLRDHGRMEAARVALVLQQICQALQAAHAQGILHRDIKPNNIMLRDDDYVKVLDFGIAKAFGQSAKPGQDLTAAGTLIGTPRYMSPEQIRGQAVGPPSDIYALGMVAIELLTGRKALPGRDRLEILEQQLSHSPNILPTDLNVPGKLRDIVERMTAKDLRIRYSSAAAVLRDLVHWNENVAEVDETMLATSQTPASMPVSPDGDSTVMHRINTRDLPLPAPQVTPSAKPEGFEEAPVTSQNFQAPQTDQAANPWAPQPQNASNSGTWPQASSSGSWPQAAASGSWPQASSSGSWPQAQPPVPSASGSWPQAPQSGQWVQARPPLVLTMAQKVILGVSLFVPGVAHLAFGQTKKGAIILIIFGLSLGTILIATLAFALDALLIVRAKRYREVGEFEFFPDYKEFFS; from the coding sequence ATGGGCGACCCCATACCACCTGTCCCGGGCGACTTATTCGAAGGTCGATACCGGATTGACGCCACCATAGGCGAGGGTGGATTTTCGCGTGTCTATCGCGCGACGGATACTCAGACAAATCAGATCGTTGCCCTCAAAGTCCTGACGTCGCGTGCAGATGATTCGCTCGCCGATCGCTTCCAACGAGAAGCTCAGGTCCTGAGCGCCCTCAATGAAAACCACATCATCCGGCTCTATGGGCACGGGCGCGACCCAGACGGGCTGCTCTATATGGCCTTTGAGTACGTGGAGGGCCGCAGTCTTTTTGAGCATTTGAGGGACCACGGGCGCATGGAGGCAGCTCGGGTGGCCTTGGTGCTGCAGCAGATTTGTCAGGCCCTCCAGGCCGCTCACGCTCAGGGGATTTTGCACCGCGATATCAAACCCAACAATATTATGTTGCGCGACGATGATTACGTAAAAGTCTTGGACTTCGGCATTGCCAAGGCGTTTGGTCAGAGTGCGAAGCCGGGGCAAGATTTAACGGCAGCTGGGACCTTGATCGGAACGCCACGCTATATGTCGCCCGAGCAGATTCGCGGGCAAGCCGTAGGCCCACCGAGCGATATCTACGCGTTGGGAATGGTGGCGATTGAGCTTTTGACGGGGAGAAAGGCACTTCCAGGGCGCGACCGACTTGAGATTCTCGAGCAGCAGCTCTCACACTCACCTAATATCCTGCCCACTGACCTCAACGTCCCGGGCAAGCTCCGTGATATCGTCGAGCGCATGACAGCAAAGGACCTTCGGATTAGGTACTCGAGTGCAGCTGCGGTGCTCAGAGACCTCGTGCACTGGAATGAGAATGTAGCCGAGGTAGATGAAACCATGCTGGCTACGTCTCAGACGCCTGCAAGCATGCCTGTTTCGCCTGATGGTGACTCAACGGTGATGCATCGTATCAACACTCGGGATTTGCCCCTACCAGCACCTCAGGTAACCCCCTCAGCAAAGCCAGAGGGCTTTGAAGAAGCCCCAGTTACTTCTCAAAACTTCCAGGCACCTCAGACAGACCAGGCGGCCAACCCGTGGGCTCCTCAACCCCAAAATGCCTCCAATAGCGGTACGTGGCCTCAAGCATCTTCCAGTGGGTCTTGGCCGCAGGCGGCGGCGAGTGGTTCGTGGCCACAAGCGTCTTCGAGCGGTTCTTGGCCTCAAGCGCAGCCGCCGGTGCCTTCAGCGAGCGGTTCTTGGCCACAGGCACCCCAGAGTGGTCAATGGGTACAAGCACGGCCACCCCTGGTCCTGACCATGGCGCAAAAGGTCATCCTCGGGGTTTCTCTCTTCGTCCCAGGCGTGGCCCACCTGGCATTTGGCCAAACCAAGAAGGGCGCGATTATCCTCATCATTTTCGGGCTTTCACTCGGCACCATCCTCATTGCAACCCTTGCTTTCGCACTCGATGCATTGCTCATCGTGCGTGCAAAACGCTATCGCGAGGTAGGCGAGTTCGAATTCTTTCCAGATTACAAAGAATTCTTCTCCTGA